A genomic segment from Syngnathus scovelli strain Florida chromosome 3, RoL_Ssco_1.2, whole genome shotgun sequence encodes:
- the tctn2 gene encoding tectonic-2 — MAKVVALLSFLLFCWADSKDLVFQPSSMIATGPRIKAYLLGNIKDVSLNVRTAFPSKLTGSLDPPSCAAEETLWNVTTEVVGTNALQVNMKLNKSLHLCGDNETDCCPKPLCVLETLQLSACEGNTVKASLLIQVKIHAHLISTNPGSANQTIIPNQVYEPLGSCPCDLTPQTCDIRCCCDKDCSPEELKLFELHCFPGPFGGQLPPVPDYHCSAQREDSPDWFPFLCVISPPENNPYLGLFYNGDTITPKPRPSFQMPVLSAPVFNIYKQGNPIFTMDDQLFTIPQMAIGHCVSNAPVAFLENFNFKCLNLLDSCPTDFPLQTRPSDLRVQVNNGQGGDITVEVRDELIGDLSNFLSNADITPDGGLVCKNVTLALDYTFYWKGNLITNITMIRSVGTVVLNGSVKLTTRYSAVFLTRDYVGDSNSGNPGYQVGKPVIGGIKRTENNTFSVQRTSINLWKPVRDGLCSTAEEQPVLFAVNSTSGCLLLVSLQNLTQCEFLRDTVGSMQKNLITATYAANSGNPDSETEADWIKISYGNSSTSKVDGEGSCSGIPSHIHINIWSLVNETTEGNAQRMIQAVQVQSTLSTWTLDCGGGDFAPCADPAEAEMFEVTSSVTFIDIPVRTGPPKTRFQINFTEYDCDKNDVCWPQLAFPLTKYYSGEPHSQALAKGLILVFFFIAAAVLGTPWRQIRQAWSNSSRTVIEDS, encoded by the exons ATGGCCAAGGTGGTGGCTCTCCTATCTTTCCTACTGTTTTGTTGGGCGGATAGCAAAGATCTTG TTTTCCAACCATCGTCTATGATTGCCACTGGACCAAGAATCAAGGCATATTTACTGGGCAATATAAAAGACGTCTCTCTAAACGTGCGCACTGCATTTCCATCCAAGTTAACAG GAAGTCTTGATCCTCCATCGTGCGCAGCTGAGGAAACATTGTGGAATGTGACAACGGAAGTTGTTGGAACG AATGCACTCCAGGTTAATATGAAGCTAAATAAAAGTCTGCATTTGTGCGGTGACAACGAAACAGACTGCTGCCCAAAGCCGCTGTGTGTCCTGGAGACGCTGCAGTTATCTGCCTGTGAGGGCAACACAGTTAAGGCATCATTGCTGATCCAGGTCAAGATTCATGCTCACTTGATTTCTACTAATCCTGGATCTG CCAATCAAACGATCATCCCAAACCAAGTGTACGAACCTCTGGGCTCCTGTCCATGTGACCTCACTCCTCAGACATGTGATATCCGCTGTTGTTGTGACAAG GACTGTTCACCTGAGGAGTTGAAGCTGTTTGAGTTGCACTGTTTCCCAGGGCCCTTTGGTGGACAGCTCCCTCCAGTTCCAGATTATCACTGCTCTGCACAGAGAGAGGACTCCCCAGACTGGTTTCCATTTCTGTGTGTCATCTCCCCACCTGAAAACAACCCATACCTGGGGCTCTTCTATAATGGAGACACAAT AACACCAAAGCCTCGCCCCTCCTTCCAAATGCCTGTTTTGTCTGCACCAGTTTTTAATATCTACAAACAAGGAAATCCCATTTTTACTATGGATGATCAGTTGTTCACTATTCCCCAG ATGGCAATTGGACACTGTGTTTCCAATGCTCCAGTTGCCTTTTTGGAGAACTttaatttcaaatgtttgaacCTGCTGGATTCATGTCCAACTGATTTCCCTTTACAAACACGTCCGTCAGATTTGAGGGTTCAAGTGAACAATGGACAAGGAG GTGATATCACAGTAGAAGTCAGAGACGAATTGATCGGGGATTTGAGTAATTTCTTGTCAAATGCAGACATTACTCCAG ATGGAGGCCTGGTGTGTAAGAATGTGACCTTGGCTTTGGATTATACATTCTACTGGAAAGGGAATCTCATCACAAATATCACCATGATACGCTCTGTCGGGACAGTCGTTTTAAATGGAAGCG TGAAGTTAACGACAAGGTATTCTGCTGTTTTCCTGACAAGAGATTATGTGGGAGACTCTAACTCGGGGAATCCAG GTTACCAAGTGGGAAAGCCCGTCATTGGTGGGATTAAGAGGACAGAAAATAATACTTTCTCTGTGCAGAGGACATCTATCAATCTCTGGAAACCAG TGCGCGATGGGCTGTGTTCCACTGCTGAGGAACAACCAGTTCTGTTTGCTGTGAATTCAACATCAGGATGTCTTTTACTTGTCAGCCTACAAAACCTGACTCAGTGTGAGTTCCTGAG ggacaCTGTTGGTTCTATGCAGAAAAACTTGATCACAGCCACATATGCTGCAAACAGTGGAAACCCGGATTCTGAAACAGAAGCAGACTGGATCAAAATAAGTT ATGGAAACTCAAGCACTTCGAAGGTAGATGGAGAAGGTTCTTGCAGTGGAATTCCATCCCATATCCACATCAACATTTGGAGTTTAGTTAATGAAACGACTGAAGGAAATGCTCAAAGGATGATCCAAGCTGTACAAGTGCA GTCCACACTGTCCACCTGGACATTAGATTGCGGAGGAGGTGATTTCGCCCCATGTGCAGATCCTGCAGAGGCAGAGATGTTTGAAGTGACCTCGTCAGTTACTTTTATCGACATCCCTGTCCGTACCGGACCTCCAAAAACCAG gttcCAAATAAATTTCACAGAGTATGATTGTGACAAGAATGATGTATGCTGGCCTCAGCTCGCCTTCCCCTTGACCAAATATTACTCTG gtGAGCCACATTCTCAGGCTTTGGCCAAAGGCCTGATCTTGGTCTTCTTTTTCATTGCTGCTGCGGTTCTTGGGACTCCCTGGAGGCAAATCCGGCAGGCATGGAGTAATTCCTCTCGCACTGTAATAGAGGATTCCTGA
- the atp6v0a2b gene encoding V-type proton ATPase 116 kDa subunit a — MSSLLRGEEMCLAQLFLQSGSAYDCIGDLGELGIVEFRDLNPSVNAFQRKYVNEIKRCEEMERILGYLLREIKKADISLPDDDVNPVAPLPKHVMGIMEQLQRLEVELGEVMRNKERLQKNLLELTEYTHMLRITCNFVQRSTDREPLQATYEEFPFLEKDTVMDYSSMQRLGAKLGFISGLIQRAKIEAFERMLWRVCKGFTILSYAEVEEYLEDPDTGEPIRSVVFLISYWGEQIGQKVKKICDCYHCHVYPYPSSNEERNDVVQGLSTRIQDLNTVLHRTEDYLKQVLIKASESVYTWVVQVKKMKAIYYILNQCSFDVTNKCLIAEVWCPVDELPTLRRTLEEGSRKSGSTVPSFVNRIPTNDTPPTLIRCNKFTVGFQNIVDAYGVGTYREVNPAPFTIITFPFLFAVMFGDMGHGLLMAAFAFWMVLCENNRKLKNTRNEIWNTFFEGRYIILMMGLFSVYTGLIYNDCFSKSINIFGSGWSVKAMFTANVWNARDVNRNGFLTLDPNVTGVFRGPYPLGIDPIWNLASNRLTFLNSYKMKMSIILGIIHMSFGVILSTFNHLHFRRKHNLYLVFLPEILFLLCLFGYLVFMILYKWLFFSAKNSRHAPSILIHFINMFLMQGDSMQPLYPGQSGLQVFLLVIALLSVPVLFLGKPLYLYWLHNGSHRLRMYRGYERVRRSSEEELFLLGTHDMEEGSSHSELSSSGEQHTEKFDFADEFLHQAIHSIEYCLGCISNTASYLRLWALSLAHAQLSEVLWAMVMRVGLRMESTLGVLFLVPVFGLFAVLTVSILLVMEGLSAFLHALRLHWVEFQNKFYSGTGVKFYPFSFALLPSSFEQEGLL; from the exons ATGAGCTCTCTACTGCGGGGTGAAGAAATGTGTTTGGCCCAACTGTTCCTTCAGTCTGGATCAGCTTACGACTGCATCGGTGATCTTGGAGAACTGGGCATTGTCGAGTTCAGAGAT CTTAATCCCAGTGTTAATGCATTTCAACGAAAATACGTAAATGAAATCAAAAGGTGTGAAGAGATGGAGAGGATCCTTG GCTATTTGTTGAGAGAAATCAAGAAAGCTGATATTTCATTGCCAGACGACGATGTTAATCCAGTGGCTCCTCTACCGAAACACGTGATGGGTATAATG GAGCAACTGCAGAGGCTGGAAGTTGAGCTCGGCGAGGTCATGAGGAATAAAGAGAGATTACAAAAGAACCTGTTGGAGCTCACAGAGTACACACACATGCTGCGTATCACCTGCAACTTTGTGCAGAGAAGCACTGAT AGAGAGCCATTGCAAGCCACTTATGAGGAGTTTCCTTTCCTAGAAAAAGACACAGTGATGGATTACAGCAGTATGCAGAGGCTAGGAGCCAAACTGGG TTTTATCTCTGGGCTCATCCAGAGGGCAAAGATCGAGGCCTTTGAGCGCATGCTGTGGAGAGTATGTAAAGGCTTCACCATTCTCAGCTATGCCGAAGTCGAGGAGTATCTCGAAGATCCTGACACC GGTGAGCCCATCAGAAGTGTGGTGTTCCTAATCTCCTACTGGGGAGAACAAATTGGCCAGAAAGTGAAGAAGATCTGTGACTG CTACCACTGTCATGTGTATCCATATCCCAGTAGCAATGAGGAGAGGAACGATGTTGTGCAAGGACTAAGTACTCGCATTCAGGACCTGAACACT GTACTTCATAGAACGGAAGATTACCTGAAGCAGGTCCTGATCAAGGCCTCCGAATCGGTCTACACTTGGGTCGTGCAGGTCAAGAAGATGAAAGCCATCTACTACATTCTCAATCAGTGTAGTTTTGATGTCACCAACAAGTGTCTTATTGCTGAAGTCTGGTGTCCTGTTGATGAGCTTCCCACCCTAAGACGAACACTCGAGGAAGGATCG AGGAAAAGTGGATcaacagttccttcctttgtcaATCGCATACCCACCAATGACACTCCACCTACTTTGATAAGGTGCAACAAATTCACTGTTGGCTTCCAGAACATTGTGGATGCCTATGGAGTAGGCACATACAGAGAGGTCAATCCTG CGCCTTTCACAATCATTACATTCCCCTTCCTGTTTGCTGTGATGTTTGGAGACATGGGTCATGGTCTTCTTATGGCTGCTTTTGCTTTTTGGATGGTGTTGTGTGAGAACAACCGCAAACTTAAGAACACCAGGAATGAg ATCTGGAACACCTTTTTTGAGGGTCGATACATTATCCTAATGATGGGCCTCTTCTCCGTTTATACCGGCCTGATATACAATGATTGCTTCTCTAAATCCATTAATATCTTTGGTTCTGGATGGAGCGTCAAAGCCATGTTTACAGCTAATGTGTGGAA TGCTCGGGATGTCAACAGGAACGGCTTCCTTACTTTGGATCCAAATGTAACCGGAGTGTTCAGAGGCCCCTACCCTCTTGGAATTGACCCA ATTTGGAACCTGGCTTCAAACCGTCTTACGTTTCTGAACTCCTACAAGATGAAAATGTCAATAATATTGGGCATCATTCACATGAGCTTTGGGGTGATCCTCAGCACGTTTAATCActt GCACTTCAGGAGGAAGCACAATTTGTACTTGGTTTTTCTTCCTGAAATCTTGTTTCTGCTGTGCCTCTTTGGCTACCTGGTGTTCATGATACTCTACAAGTGGCTTTTCTTCTCTGCCAAGAACTCCAGACATGCTCCTAGCATTCTCATTCACTTCATAAACATGTTCCTCATGCAAGGTGACTCAATGCAGCCCCTCTACCCTGGACAG AGCGGCTTGCAGGTGTTTCTGTTAGTCATCGCTTTGCTGTCAGTGCCTGTCCTATTCCTAGGAAAACCACTTTACCTCTATTGGCTCCACAATGGAAGTCATCGGCTTAGAATGTACAGG GGCTATGAGCGCGTGCGTCGTAGCAGTGAAGAGGAGCTCTTCTTGTTAGGAACTCATGACATGGAGGAAGGCAGCAGTCACAGTGAGCTGTCCTCAAGCGGGGAGCAGCACACAGAGAAG TTTGACTTTGCTGATGAGTTCCTGCACCAGGCCATCCACAGTATTGAGTACTGCTTGGGCTGCATTTCCAATACAGCCTCTTACCTCAGGCTCTGGGCTCTGAGTCTAGCACATGCCC AGCTATCTGAGGTGCTATGGGCCATGGTGATGCGGGTAGGACTACGAATGGAATCGACTCTTGGGGTGTTATTCTTAGTGCCGGTGTTTGGCCTCTTTGCCGTCCTCACCGTGTCCATCCTGCTGGTGATGGAAGGCCTGTCTGCTTTCCTCCATGCCCTTCGACTGCACTG GGTGGAGTTTCAGAATAAATTCTACAGTGGAACTGGAGTCAAGTTTTATCCATTTTCCTTCGCTCTCCTCCCCTCCAGCTTTGAACAGGAAGGTTTACTGTGA